The proteins below are encoded in one region of Bacillus alveayuensis:
- a CDS encoding signal transduction histidine kinase (product_source=COG0642; cath_funfam=3.30.565.10; cog=COG0642; pfam=PF02518; smart=SM00387; superfamily=55874), producing the protein MSKEEKTNETADVFDKILQENKRLHTSIEQGLTMIRLESFENDLEVKSVDLLSSLRKVINGRKREFIYQSVFPSIEFEGKYAYVVTDPKWNEILLDQIVSNAIKYSSTKRGRKNLIFRIEENGNYTSLSITDEGVGIPPYDLDRVFQPFFTGENGRKFPNSTGIGLYLCKKIADKLGQTITIQSKVSKGTTVTIRWVRGMEKHKSNK; encoded by the coding sequence AAAAACAAATGAAACAGCTGATGTTTTTGATAAAATTCTTCAAGAAAACAAACGTCTCCATACCTCAATAGAACAAGGTTTAACAATGATCAGATTGGAGAGCTTCGAAAATGACTTGGAAGTAAAATCTGTGGATTTACTCTCGTCTTTGAGAAAAGTAATAAACGGGCGAAAAAGGGAATTTATTTATCAATCCGTATTTCCTTCCATCGAATTTGAAGGCAAGTACGCTTATGTTGTCACTGACCCCAAGTGGAACGAAATTTTATTAGATCAAATTGTTTCCAACGCAATTAAATACTCAAGCACGAAAAGGGGAAGGAAAAACCTTATCTTCAGGATTGAAGAAAATGGAAACTATACATCTTTATCCATAACAGATGAAGGGGTTGGCATACCTCCCTATGATCTTGATAGAGTATTTCAGCCATTTTTCACAGGAGAAAACGGGAGAAAATTTCCCAATTCAACAGGAATTGGGCTCTACCTATGCAAAAAAATTGCTGACAAACTCGGTCAAACCATTACCATACAATCCAAAGTTTCAAAAGGAACGACGGTAACCATTCGATGGGTGAGGGGAATGGAGAAACATAAATCAAATAAATAA
- a CDS encoding ABC-type antimicrobial peptide transport system permease subunit (product_source=COG0577; cath_funfam=1.10.287.90; cog=COG0577; pfam=PF02687; superfamily=81324; transmembrane_helix_parts=Inside_1_18,TMhelix_19_38,Outside_39_52,TMhelix_53_75,Inside_76_110,TMhelix_111_133,Outside_134_152,TMhelix_153_175,Inside_176_195,TMhelix_196_218,Outside_219_227,TMhelix_228_250,Inside_251_280,TMhelix_281_303,Outside_304_523,TMhelix_524_546,Inside_547_576,TMhelix_577_599,Outside_600_611,TMhelix_612_634,Inside_635_644), with product MSFNQIVWKMAKVHYKKYIFYFLCNSFTVMFFFMFSTVYFNNRVVQVKELESIQYVLTVPAVALVVFTVFFISYAHNIFIKRRRSEFGLFMILGMSNRDLCKLLLMENGAIALLSIFSGISSGIIFSRIFFLLLMNSVGLHDVPFHLNSKMFLYSIITFFIVFSIAVGKSLFLILKSNAIHSLKSNKVKETIKMKNPLIGGLGLAIVIGSVAGLYYTYTDPVAGGEYLLLWAIATFIGLYISLNQFTSFFIELAKNNKSYYYRRLLFLTSLDYKFKKLTSILMLVTAMIMVTILYSTIILFTYMLTERQAMDENPYDIAFLQAENKNNLSLEELYSIIDEKENPVQKHLVIPIYYYYQKYSFRDWPYVYVFMPVDHFNKLTSSQMKLEDKEFLYYVNENPENLSSSMDDQNLILPFKKGNTAYTLKSTIIEKHINNLHDLDDFIVVSNSEFEWIKENLDGFESKIHLINVADWKKTANTVKKLDKTLKRYNEHPSPITDGRVERVASKVEDYQNNKNSNGILFFVTTFLSIIFFFGSFILLYLNLFSDIDMEKDKYKKLYKIGITAKETKRMISKEITTIFFVPSIVGTTLAFLYIVAMAKDVGGVMKNPEILLHFLVVAGIYHGIQKGFFLYARKKMFIHLIE from the coding sequence ATGTCTTTTAATCAAATTGTGTGGAAAATGGCAAAGGTTCATTATAAAAAATACATATTTTACTTCCTATGCAATAGTTTTACCGTGATGTTTTTCTTTATGTTTTCGACTGTATATTTCAACAACCGAGTAGTCCAAGTGAAGGAGCTAGAATCCATTCAATATGTGTTAACAGTTCCAGCCGTTGCTCTTGTTGTTTTTACCGTTTTTTTCATTAGCTATGCCCACAATATTTTTATAAAAAGAAGAAGAAGCGAGTTCGGGCTCTTCATGATATTAGGAATGTCCAATCGTGATCTATGCAAATTGTTGCTTATGGAAAATGGGGCCATTGCCCTCCTTTCGATCTTTTCCGGTATCTCGTCAGGAATAATATTTTCCAGAATCTTCTTTTTACTATTAATGAATAGTGTGGGATTACATGACGTTCCCTTTCATTTAAACAGCAAAATGTTCCTATATTCAATTATTACCTTTTTCATCGTATTTTCTATTGCAGTTGGGAAATCACTCTTCCTGATCCTTAAAAGTAATGCCATACATAGTTTAAAAAGCAACAAGGTCAAAGAGACAATAAAGATGAAAAATCCGCTAATTGGCGGTTTAGGGCTGGCAATTGTCATTGGATCCGTGGCCGGTCTTTATTATACATATACAGATCCTGTTGCGGGTGGTGAATACTTGCTTCTTTGGGCAATTGCAACATTCATTGGTCTTTACATTAGTCTAAATCAGTTTACTAGTTTTTTTATCGAGCTAGCCAAAAATAACAAATCATATTATTATCGCCGATTATTATTTTTGACGAGTTTGGATTACAAATTTAAAAAACTGACTTCTATATTGATGCTCGTTACAGCGATGATCATGGTAACCATTTTGTATAGTACCATTATATTGTTCACCTACATGTTAACCGAAAGGCAAGCGATGGATGAAAATCCTTATGATATAGCATTTCTCCAAGCTGAAAATAAAAATAACTTGTCTTTAGAAGAATTGTACTCGATCATTGACGAAAAAGAAAATCCGGTTCAAAAACATTTGGTCATACCGATATATTACTATTATCAAAAATATTCATTTCGTGATTGGCCATACGTCTATGTTTTTATGCCAGTTGACCATTTTAATAAATTAACTTCAAGTCAGATGAAATTAGAGGATAAAGAGTTTTTATATTATGTTAATGAAAATCCGGAAAATTTAAGCAGCAGTATGGATGACCAAAATCTTATTCTTCCATTCAAAAAAGGGAATACGGCTTATACACTGAAGAGCACAATAATTGAAAAACACATCAATAACCTACATGATCTTGACGATTTTATAGTTGTAAGCAATTCCGAATTTGAATGGATAAAAGAAAATTTAGATGGTTTTGAATCAAAAATTCATTTAATTAATGTAGCTGATTGGAAAAAAACAGCCAACACTGTCAAGAAGCTTGACAAGACTTTAAAAAGGTACAATGAACATCCATCACCAATTACGGATGGAAGGGTAGAGAGGGTTGCCTCCAAAGTGGAAGATTATCAAAACAACAAAAATTCTAATGGCATATTATTCTTCGTCACTACTTTTTTAAGTATTATTTTCTTCTTTGGTTCATTTATTCTCTTATATCTAAATCTATTTTCAGACATTGATATGGAAAAAGACAAATATAAGAAACTTTATAAAATAGGGATTACCGCAAAGGAAACAAAACGAATGATTTCAAAGGAGATCACAACTATATTCTTTGTTCCATCCATTGTTGGAACCACTTTGGCATTTCTATACATCGTTGCAATGGCAAAAGATGTTGGTGGAGTCATGAAAAATCCTGAAATACTTTTGCACTTCCTCGTCGTTGCAGGTATATACCACGGCATACAAAAAGGATTTTTCCTATATGCAAGGAAGAAAATGTTTATACATTTGATTGAGTAA
- a CDS encoding putative membrane protein (product_source=KO:K00389; cog=COG2149; ko=KO:K00389; pfam=PF02656; superfamily=103473; transmembrane_helix_parts=Inside_1_24,TMhelix_25_47,Outside_48_56,TMhelix_57_79,Inside_80_98,TMhelix_99_121,Outside_122_122): MKEKTHTISEDSKNIQQHLANERTFLAWIRTAIAITGIGFLIINMHIKSSDSTLSNSAVEIIGILSVITGICTIIFSTIGYFMKAKQINAQAFRSSRPLVLFLAMLMLLFTLLFGYYFLITL, from the coding sequence GTGAAGGAAAAAACGCATACCATCTCAGAGGATTCCAAAAATATTCAACAACATTTAGCTAATGAGCGAACGTTTTTAGCATGGATCCGGACTGCGATTGCGATTACAGGGATCGGTTTTTTGATTATAAACATGCATATCAAATCATCCGACAGTACTTTGTCAAATTCGGCGGTGGAAATTATCGGCATATTATCAGTGATTACGGGAATATGTACAATTATCTTTTCGACAATTGGCTATTTTATGAAAGCAAAACAAATTAATGCACAGGCGTTTCGCTCATCTCGTCCTCTTGTTTTATTTTTAGCAATGTTAATGTTGCTTTTCACACTATTGTTTGGGTATTATTTTTTGATCACATTATAA
- a CDS encoding putative ABC transport system ATP-binding protein (product_source=KO:K02003; cath_funfam=3.40.50.300; cog=COG1136; ko=KO:K02003; pfam=PF00005; smart=SM00382; superfamily=52540): MVILDANNIVKIYGEYGGEASTTALGGVSLSIQKGEFIAIMGPSGSGKTTLLNILSGIDKPTSGEVTVAGQKISEMTGEQLALFRRRQLGFVFQEFNLLDSLTVKENIILPMVLEKKKAAEMESKVQHLGKLFEIENILDKYPYNISGGQQQRAAVSRALVNDPSIIFADEPTGNLDSKSSAVIMECFEKIVHELSTTVLLVTHDIFAASYCNKVVFIKDGLIHSYIVKKGTRKEFLNQIIDNLAVLGGRTHVF, from the coding sequence ATGGTCATTTTAGATGCAAACAATATTGTTAAAATATACGGAGAGTATGGTGGAGAAGCTTCAACAACTGCATTGGGCGGTGTGAGCCTCTCCATTCAAAAAGGGGAGTTTATTGCCATTATGGGACCTTCCGGGAGCGGGAAAACAACTTTGCTGAATATTTTGAGCGGAATTGATAAGCCAACCTCAGGTGAAGTTACCGTTGCAGGCCAAAAAATAAGTGAAATGACTGGTGAACAGTTAGCTCTATTTCGCCGTAGACAATTAGGCTTTGTTTTTCAAGAATTTAATCTTTTAGACAGCTTAACGGTAAAAGAAAATATCATTCTCCCAATGGTGCTCGAAAAGAAAAAAGCAGCTGAAATGGAATCAAAAGTTCAGCATCTTGGAAAGCTCTTCGAAATCGAAAATATCCTCGACAAATATCCCTATAATATATCAGGCGGGCAGCAACAAAGAGCTGCCGTTAGCCGAGCACTAGTAAATGATCCCAGCATCATTTTTGCCGATGAACCAACAGGAAATTTAGATTCGAAGTCGTCAGCAGTCATTATGGAATGTTTTGAAAAAATCGTTCACGAGTTATCGACAACCGTTCTCCTTGTTACACACGATATTTTCGCTGCCAGCTACTGCAACAAAGTTGTCTTCATTAAAGACGGTCTTATCCATTCCTATATCGTAAAAAAAGGCACTAGGAAAGAGTTCCTCAATCAAATTATCGATAACCTTGCTGTCTTAGGAGGGAGAACTCATGTCTTTTAA
- a CDS encoding uncharacterized protein (DUF302 family) (product_source=COG3439; cath_funfam=3.30.310.70; cog=COG3439; pfam=PF03625; superfamily=103247), which yields MKMFHYTIEVEKGMNETIKMLEESLKKEGFGVLWQFSITEKLQEKGFNFPTPFVILEVCNPQEAARVLSENLLAGYLLPCKIVVYKENETTKVGMPKPTMLISMMNHEELKNLAEDIEKRLIRCIDECK from the coding sequence ATGAAGATGTTTCATTATACGATTGAAGTAGAAAAGGGAATGAACGAAACGATAAAAATGTTGGAAGAAAGCTTGAAAAAAGAAGGATTTGGAGTTTTATGGCAGTTTAGTATAACGGAAAAACTTCAAGAAAAAGGATTCAATTTTCCAACTCCATTTGTGATTTTGGAGGTATGTAATCCGCAAGAGGCAGCTCGTGTGCTTTCTGAAAACTTATTAGCAGGCTATCTTTTGCCATGCAAAATCGTGGTGTATAAAGAAAATGAAACAACAAAAGTTGGCATGCCAAAACCAACCATGTTGATCAGCATGATGAATCATGAAGAATTGAAAAACTTAGCGGAGGACATTGAAAAAAGGTTAATACGTTGTATTGATGAATGCAAATAA